The genomic interval TTTTTATACTGCAGGTTTTGACACCTGTTCTGTCCTACCCTAGCGGGGCACCAACTTCAACATGTGTGGATATGATGCCGAGGCATGGAGCAGACCCCCAGCCGAACCCTGGGCCGTACACCATCCAGCTAAACAGCACTGTTCTTCAGTCTGGCCAAGCCATCACAGGTAAGGGACAATTTGGAGCAAATACGACGGGGTCACTGTTTTAgaagaaacatttcataaatTAATTCTTGACATTCTACATGCATGAATACTTCCAAGATCTGTAAGTAACTTCTCACTTACCTGTAATTCATCCATCCATGGGATACCAAGATGTCTTATGTTACTCCCTCAATCAAGAAACGAAAGTGCATTGTCCATAAATGTATCATGAGGAAAAATTAACAGAGATGAATCTGCATCTGTAACTATAAATCAATGacatttttaagttattttGCAATTTAATTCTCTTATGCATGTACACTTGAGGCCAAAAGTGATGTCTGGTAGGAAATTGACATCTTCACACTTTATTAAAATGTCATAAAAATGAGTCAATTGTTTATATGCAATGAAATATGCCAAATAATAAGTGTGGCTAGGCTGACATACAAAGAAATTATGAACACACGCAAAAACGAGAGAACCAacaacatattaataaatgactgTATTGGATGTTTTATTTGCTTGTTTCACTGTAAAACACCCGTTGCTGTAGTTTGGCTTTTTAAACAAACTTTATCAGATAAATACAAAGTAAAATACTTTGTACAAAACAAatcaaaggcgtagtttgatgacaccaatTAGAGCtgagaatcttgggacatgtggtcttcacctcacagccggaggaaaagaatcgggataggacagaaatcatgttgatgtaTGAGATtattatgaagcagagcaggaccgattgttacgcaaacacacaTTATGTAACGGGACACATTtgccggcgccatttccgcttttccggggtaacacagctctgtttatcatattagatacatttgagtgtgtttaaaatgatgttatgacgttactctgtgcgttcgctcagcggctgcggtgacacttgttcacactgctaagagtaaagtgtaAAGCGCCAAATAAAAGGCGGAAACTgagagtaacgcagatatgacgcaattgacagacAGCTCCCTCAGAAGTCACAgatccttagttaaaatagcaattttctcaaaatttacaaataacatttgggatattgtaagaactcaactgaccaatatatataacactggcctctggcctggtggtttttagatattttactgtaaaaatccTAAATAGTGCTCCTTTAAATTAAGAGTCATTCTATAATTAGGGGTACATTTCATGTCCGTGGACTCAATTATCAATTttaccaatttttcattaaCTTTTCACTTCAAGCAATGATAACTTTTATATCAGGggacatttattattaatttaatgcaaATCTAATAGATACCTATCTTTTATCTTGCAAAAATGTCATATTCTGTACTGGAATTGGCTGTTTTTGTGATGTCCAATTTGGTAAATGTGAGGTTTTGATCTTCAGAttagactaaaatgcatgtttctgAATATATATCTTTGTAAATATTTGTCCAAAATAATCATTCAATTATGAGAGaggtgtttttaaaaatattttgctcATGCATCTACATTATATCCGTTTTGTGTGTGTCCAAGAAATCAGTGTCAACCGTGTTAATCCCTATAGAACCCCTATAGATCAGCAATGGTTTGTTCCAAAGTCACATGTCCGACCTCAAATGAAGTCATTCCTTTTTTGGAGGTAAATTTGAAGACAGTGTGGTAAATTATAACTTCTCCTCTTCAATATATGATCTATATTATTGTCGGCACATAGAGTACGTTAATTGACTGTCAACTGTGTTATCAACATATTCTGGTAAACTTGCATaccatgttatatttataaatatgtagagaaagaatataaaaacataaattcaTCTAGGTCAACTACCAACTAATCCAAGGCCAGCAGTTTGCACAAGACCCAAAAATGGCCGAAATGTCAACTGTGTTACCTGTGTCATCTGTGTTAACAGTTGTGTAACAGTTGACAATGATTCACATGGTtgacaatttaatttaaacatttttaattgctTGTACATATTTTTGTTAAAGTTATCATTTTTAAGAGAGTTTTCTCTTTTCCTTCTAATGTCTCCTGTCATTGGTGTTACTCCCGTCAAATGTGTTACTTTGTCTGTCAACTGTGTTATTTGTGGTTTTTATGTCATAAATCTTTTAAATCTGAACTAAATTGCCAGAAAAATAGATAGAGATATCTCTTGAGATGGAAATATTGGTAAGGAtggtaaataatacaaaattcaGCATACTGTGGGTTTACGACAGCATTTGTCTGTAACAGTTgacaaaataatgaatcaaatgttggttttcattaacatttaaaaaaagtaattagagCTTAAGCTTGCCAAATAATGTATTTAGCCTATTGAGGGCATATATTATTCAACCACCTAGTTTATTGATCAAAAAAGAATACTGATTTTCTGACTTTTTGGCTGACCTGAAATGTACCCCTAAATATAGAATGACTCTtaagctgcagtccgtagttATTCCTCTTTGTCACTCTGTTCCTGAAATTGCAGTTATTGTCAACTTTATGTAAGTTGTGCCTCAGCACGGCACAGAGCGGAGGAATCCAATGTTTTGAAGAGAATGTGCAGATGTCCACTTTTGTTCTGAGGGGAACTAAGGGGAAAAACATTGCAATAAATCACgatgattaatctaacgatcATTTATCATATCACGTCAAACCGcgcaaattatactttttcaaattGTTAGCATTAACATCAGCATTGTGTTACTATATGTGTATTAGGGCCACCTAGTTCAGTTTCCATTTCTGTGCAGTGTAATTTCTAATCATCATACCAACAAATTAATGTGGAGTAGCGGTAAATTGATCCCTCTCATAGCTAGCACAAAATAATTGATATTTAACATAATGCACATAGCAAAATGAGAAAGGCGCACAACAAAGAAAACTCTATAACTGTATGAATTAATGGAACAAAGTGTGCTACTGTTATATAGCCTAATTCAACCACCGAAATgtcttacctgtccagcagaaaaagCTGAAAAAACCCTTCAAAACATGTTCATGTTCATGCCAcctttaaaatactttttatcCTTGTTTTCGCATCCCAGTTGAAGTCTTTTTTTCTGTAGCCTCACCATACATATATAATCAAATCGATTAATTGCAAtgaatcacatccaaaataagttggtttacattatatatgtgtgtactgtgcataattatgcATATTTGAACACACACGTGTATAGgctatttaagaaatatttgcatgtatatactgtatttacactaaaggattattaggaccaccatactaatactgtgtttgaccccctttcgccttcagaactgccttaattctacgtggcattgattcaacaaagtgctgaaagcattctttgtaaatgttggcccatattgacaggatcgcatcttgcagttgatggagatttgcacatccagggcacgaagctcccgttccaccacatcccaaagatgctctattgggttgagatctggggactgtggcggccattttagtacagtgaactcattgtcatgttcaagaaaccaatttgaaattatttgagctttgtgacatggtgcattatcctgctggaagtagccatcagaggatgggaacatggtggtcataagggatggacatggtcagaaacattgctcaggtaggccgtggcatttaaacgatgcccaattggcactaaagggcctaaagtgtgccaagaaaacatcccccacaccattacaccaccaccaccagcctgcacaaggcatgatggatccatgctctcattctgtttacaccaaattctgactctaccatctgaatgtctcaaaagaaatcgagactcatcagaccaggcaacatttttccagtcttcaactgtccaattttggtgagcttgtgcaaattgtcgcctctttttcctatttgtggTGGAGAtaagtggtacccggtggggtcttctgctgttgtagcccatccgcctcaaggttgtatgtgttgtggcttcacaaatgtggttatttcagtcaaagttgctcttctatcagcttgaatccgtcggcccattctcctctgacctctagcatcaacaaggcattttcacccacaggactgccgcatactggatgattttcccttttcacaccattctttgtaaaccctagaaatggttgtgcgtgaaaatcccagtaactgggattctttcccattctgacattcagttttgagttcaggagattgtcttgaccaggaccacacccctaaatgcactgaagcaactgccatgtgattggttgattagataattgcattaatgagaaattgaacaggtgttcctaataatcctttaggtgagtgtatgtatgtatatatcaaTTAATCGGCAGTCAAATTGATTAATCGCATATAACGTTATTTATCGAACGTTTAGGGTCATTACaatttttctcaattgctaaaacactatttctgaagccttgctccattttctgaaaccattaaacacaaaacctcctcttcaagcactattcacaaaacctctgactcctcttgcaaaatgaaactttctcctcaaaacagttttacctgtgttcaaaatcaaacactgctctcaaatcataaatagtgatcaaaatgataaacactatCAAGCAATCAGTAAACATTACACCAAAGaatagaaaacacattgttcaaaacatagttctcaggcagaagtaaatttttaatcttaaaacaaatttcatatttttctgtcattgtcttgtgATGAATGAAAACATGTTCCATCATAGTAGCTCAAAATTGGTCAGAAATTATTGCTACTCtgctttgcaattttttgttcttcctcttgcttgtagccctatttttaccaactcattctcatgaaatgcatatacataacaaattgtatttattgtgtgaTTTATACGGCACAACtagtttttatgtgcatatgatttgcattgccaccccattgggtaggtttagttgtttggagtacgtgcacacgtatcatatgcacgaAAACTGCGTAACATATGCACataactcattttggcatataaatcgcatgataaatacaatttgtgctatagatgtgcattttcattagattagtcagatttttacagtactgtactctgcatctcacaaacttgtcctttgttctttgttgatatgaacctGCAACCAGTCAAAATCTATTGAGCAGTCAGTAGCCTACTGTAAACAAATGGAAAGCAACATGTTCGGGGCAATACGATTTGttaattgtacagtatacagcctaCGATGCACTGTACTTATTGGTTGTGTCTCCTCATTTGAAACCggttaaatcagttttgagttgtgttcaatcaatgacattgtGTTCTCCATTTATATTTGATTGTTGCCACTTGTGTTAACCCGTATAGATGACGTGCATTAGAGTGCAGAACGTGTCTTGacaatgagaatgtgtttagagttttgctgaaaagtataagtgagatctgcaaattgtgttttaaCATGTGAAATGGTCTAAGGTATTGAAAACAGACTCCACAATAAGCTAAATGAGTTCAGGCAACTGAGAAATTTGTTTTAgcgttttagtgttttagcaattgagaaaaactgtaaaaacaacaaaaaaagtgccGAAAGTGATGCCGAAGGGGATATATCACAAGTATCTGAAGTGGGGATCTAGTGGTGATAGCATGACTGATTGAAcctgtttgttcatttgttgtttgtCAGTTGTAATCAAGGGTCCAGATTACAAAGGTTTGCTCCTTGAGGCTCGCTCTGAATCCGGCACAAATGCAATCGGAACCTGGCAGACTCCTCCAGTTAATACTAAGTTCTTAGAGGTAAGGCTTTCTGTAAATCTGATAGCACACGGACATCACAGAGACGTCTTTTTGATGTCTGCATTCACATCCACTTTTAATACTTTAGAGATGTAGACTGCAGTGCACCCCTTACAAATAATGACCATGGTAATCAAAGTTTTCATGCTTTACATATCTAgccattttataatattaaaactGACTTCCTTATTTTTGTTTTGGTGGTATAACCAATATGATACACTGTCTGgccagaaaaataaaataaaacacattgtttGGATTTAATTAGGTAAATAGTGAAAGTCTATTGGCTCAATGTTGCATGATTATGTGTCATGTTATATTTTTGGCAAACAAAAATTATGGAAGTAACATTTAGCTGGACGCGGATGACAGCGGAAGCCTTGACACATTCAGTTTACAAATGGCCACACCTGCTCTTGTGTTAAAAATGAGGTGGATACATTTGGTAAGTGTAGTAACTGCTGGTCATACTCTTGTGTTTCCTAGTGTTCAGGAAACGCGCAAGGTGCCATCACCCATTCCAACGCCGTCTTAAAAAACAACTCCACCGTCTATACC from Pseudorasbora parva isolate DD20220531a chromosome 3, ASM2467924v1, whole genome shotgun sequence carries:
- the si:dkey-251i10.2 gene encoding putative defense protein 3 → MMDVVFFGVFILQVLTPVLSYPSGAPTSTCVDMMPRHGADPQPNPGPYTIQLNSTVLQSGQAITVVIKGPDYKGLLLEARSESGTNAIGTWQTPPVNTKFLECSGNAQGAITHSNAVLKNNSTVYTWIPPASAKSAFFMATVVQQKVVFWVGVKSSTLTQSAGGTSLDVNNSAGITATPLLMLLVVLLANVQCLVA